A genomic window from Solanum stenotomum isolate F172 chromosome 10, ASM1918654v1, whole genome shotgun sequence includes:
- the LOC125878180 gene encoding pentatricopeptide repeat-containing protein At1g31920, producing MVRTSVLYQTPFLIPKEYHAKAQEFNFSLKEQEWISMIKKCNSMRELKQVHGQILKLGFICSSFCAGNLLSTCALSEWGSMDYACLIFEEIDDPGSFEYNTVIRGYVKDMNLEEALLWYVHMIEDEVEPDNFSYPTLLKVCARIRALKEGKQIHGQILKFGHEDDVFVQNSLINMYGKCGEVRQSCIVFEQMDQRTIASWSALIAANANLGLWSECLKVFGELNSEGCWRAEESTLVSVISACTHLDALDFGKATHGYLLRNMTGLNVIVETSLIDMYVKCGCLEKGLFLFQRMANKNQMSYSAIISGLALHGRGEEALRIYHEMLKERIEPDDVVYVGVLSACSHAGLVEEGLKCFDRMRLEHPIEPTIQHYGCMVDLLGRAGRLEEALELIKGTPMEPNDVLWRSLLSACRVHQNVELGEVAAKNLFMLKSRNASDYVMLCNIYARAKMWEKMAVIRTKMVNEGIIQVPGSCLVEADRKLYKFVSQDRSHTCSDEVYEMIHQMEWQLKFEGYSPDTSLVLFDVDEEEKRQRLSTHCQKLAIAFALIKTSQGSPIRIVRNVRMCSDCHTYTKLISMIYERDIVVRDRNQFHHFKDGTCSCKDYW from the coding sequence ATGGTGAGGACTTCAGTCCTTTATCAGACTCCATTCCTGATACCCAAAGAATATCATGCAAAAGCTCAAGAATTCAACTTTAGCTTGAAGGAACAAGAATGGATTTCTATGATCAAGAAATGCAACAGTATGAGGGAATTGAAGCAAGTTCATGGCCAAATCTTGAAGCTTGGATTCATTTGTAGCTCTTTCTGTGCCGGCAATCTTTTGTCCACTTGTGCACTTTCAGAATGGGGCAGCATGGACTATGCTTGTTTGATTTTCGAGGAAATCGATGATCCAGGTTCATTTGAATATAATACTGTTATAAGAGGATATGTCAAAGATATGAACTTGGAAGAAGCTCTACTTTGGTATGTTCATATGATTGAAGATGAGGTTGAACCAGATAATTTCTCATACCCTACACTTCTTAAAGTATGTGCTCGAATTCGGGCACTCAAAGAAGGAAAGCAGATTCATGGGCAGATTCTTAAGTTTGGACATGAGGATGATGTGTTTGTGCAGAACAGCTTGATCAATATGTACGGGAAGTGTGGAGAAGTTAGGCAATCCTGCATTGTCTTTGAGCAAATGGATCAAAGAACTATAGCTTCTTGGAGTGCACTTATTGCAGCTAATGCTAATTTGGGACTATGGTCTGAGTGCCTTAAAGTTTTTGGTGAATTGAACTCTGAGGGGTGTTGGAGGGCAGAGGAGAGTACATTGGTGAGTGTGATTTCTGCTTGTACTCATTTGGATGCCCTTGATTTTGGGAAAGCCACACATGGATATCTTTTAAGGAACATGACTGGTCTCAATGTTATAGTAGAGACATCCTTAATAGACATGTATGTTAAATGTGGATGTCTAGAGAAAGGGTTGTTTCTCTTTCAAAGAATGGCAAACAAGAACCAGATGTCCTATAGTGCCATCATCTCAGGGTTGGCATTGCACGGGCGTGGAGAGGAAGCTCTAAGGATCTACCATGAAATGCTCAAAGAAAGAATTGAACCAGATGATGTTGTTTATGTTGGGGTTTTGAGTGCTTGTAGTCATGCTGGATTGGTTGAAGAAGGGCTAAAATGTTTTGACAGGATGAGACTGGAACATCCGATAGAGCCAACAATTCAGCATTACGGGTGTATGGTTGATCTCTTGGGACGAGCTGGGAGGCTCGAGGAAGCTTTGGAGCTCATCAAAGGCACGCCAATGGAACCAAACGACGTCTTATGGAGAAGTCTGCTAAGTGCTTGCAGAGTTCATCAGAATGTTGAGTTGGGAGAAGTAGCAGCCAAGAATCTTTTCATGTTGAAATCAAGAAATGCTAGTGATTATGTGATGCTCTGCAATATATATGCACGAGCTAAAATGTGGGAAAAGATGGCTGTAATTCGGACAAAAATGGTTAATGAAGGGATAATTCAAGTACCTGGTTCTTGCTTGGTTGAAGCAGACAGAAAGCTCTACAAGTTTGTGTCACAAGATAGGTCACATACCTGCAGTGATGAGGTCTATGAAATGATTCACCAAATGGAATGGCAACTGAAATTTGAAGGGTATTCACCAGATACATCATTGGTATTGTTTGATGTagatgaagaagagaagaggcAAAGACTGAGCACTCATTGTCAAAAGCTGGCAATTGCATTTGCACTTATAAAAACATCTCAAGGTTCTCCTATAAGAATAGTGAGAAATGTCAGAATGTGTAGTGATTGTCACACATACACTAAACTTATTTCCATGATTTACGAAAGAGATATCGTTGTTAGGGACAGAAATCAGTTCCACCATTTCAAAGATGGAACTTGCTCTTGTAAAGATTACTGGTGA